A genomic window from Gossypium hirsutum isolate 1008001.06 chromosome D12, Gossypium_hirsutum_v2.1, whole genome shotgun sequence includes:
- the LOC107945731 gene encoding uncharacterized protein isoform X1 has translation MANSGGGNKFVSVNLNKYYAQQSSKQHYHSHLSGSYESNRVRAGAGSGGMVVLSRPRSSQKSGSKLSVPPPLNLPSLRKEHERFDSLGPGGVPACGGASVSGPRPGSSGMGWAKPGSVAWQEKEGLVGGDDHVNDGVDRLNADDGMTKVSSGVYMPPSVRSGSTSSTSASAIGFLPLHKATVLKREEFPSLQAALPVVSGAEKKQTDGLNQKQKQLAMAGQELSDKHGDGSRSNSVTDMLPQLRSGRIAVDSELSEKGGEARRTSGSRLLEQGRKQDEYFPGPLPLVRLNPRSDWADDERDTGHVSDHRRDQGYSKTEAYWDRDFEMPRAGVLPDKPAHGLFDRRGLRDNDTGRTLSSEVAKLDPYSIDARLPSREVREGNAWRASSPLPKDGIGTQEIARDRNSVGTRPSSMNREKENKYTLSFRDNAQGDNGRRDLSYGNGGRQAWNNSADSFSSRGSERSTRERYGNEQYNRHKGNAFQNSSLSKPSFPLGGKAVSLNDPILNFSRDKRPLSKNEKSYLEDPLVKDFGATRFIGWDPFSANLVGVVKKKKDTVKQTDFHDPVRESFEAELERVQKMQEQERQRIIEEQERALELARREEEERQRLAREQEEQQRRLEEEAREAAWRAEQERLDALRRAEEQRIAREEEKRRIVMEEERRKQAAKQKLLELEERIAKRQAEAVKGVSADEKIPGMAKETDASKATGVSDWEDGERMVERITTSASSDSSGLNRSFETASRPSLSYAAASFSDRDKPFNSWKRDVFEYGNNSAFTGQEIENGHHSPRQDVSTVSRPFPRKEFQGASPYMSSRPHFRAGVPEPGLDNFGQPKGQRWNGSGADHYGRNAEIGSEYHENLAANYGDVTWGQHSRGNIYPPYHERFYHNPEDDGLYSFGRSQYSVRQPRVLPPPSMPSMQKSSYRGENEHPGPSTFLENEVQYNQATRCGSSMEIIYDGGQQDDLGQQGIIDTQPDNSDNEVQKLDGNAARCDSQSSLSVSSPPVSPIHLSHDDLDESGGSAMFSAEENKEVDLSRPEIKPLVLQSEAGKENVRTASSSISAGDDEEWTVDNNELLQEQEEYDEDGDGYLEEDEVHEGDDGNIDLTRELDELHLEDNESPDMMDNLVLGFNDGVEVGMPNDEFESSQKDSAYVIPQISIGSLEEKISLDDMHSDRKILQSMDAPCPEGLDSSSRILQETEKGVQDLTTQPNTSPQASTASQLIDHVDATSCTGVSTEHNLPYSVNMASHSSSGQISMPTSTSVTNHTEVPVKLQFGLFSGPSLIPSPVPAIQIGSIQMPLHLHPQVGPPSVTQMHPSQPLFQFGQLRYTSPISQGLLPLAPQSVSSVLQNVPAHFSLNPNPNPNPGAPLPVQPSQDTSGFDMMKCEVSSPLDDNQSGLLRSLHLLHDNMLNDESSTQAGESRKSVLTQHGTVEISNIGATRFKSGFSSEYRGHQNSVHRNFKALSSKQSEGELQTVLTSSHSVSKEEDLSGPRGQTYNNRGKKYVFTAKGSNSRSGFLASGSSRKDSTGYQRRPRCTRTEFRIRENSGKRQPSGIISSNHTNQVGLDENSGANGRGTGFSVTNRMRKIVVSKSKQTVESECPSSALGSSQEMETGNRNEKRLGKGSLMRSQNITYSGKGNLKRNIKEDVDAPLISGIVRVYEQPGIEAASDEDDFIEVRSKRQVLNDRREQREKEIKAKSRIAKVPPRKPCSIPQSSNRNSASANGVMNNVRTDFVTSEGHNLANTELSAGFGVNTVSQPLAPIGTHASKIDVQADIRAQAVKSLQPSSVQTTSGGGPSLVSGLMFESKNKVFDNVQASFGSWGNSCINQKVMTLTQTQLDDAMKPVQFDTCAPVGDRNSSVTDPSMPPPSSILLKDESFSNATSPINSLLAGEKIQFGAVTSPTVILPSSRAVSHGIGLPGSSRSEIQIPCNLSAAEKDCALFFEKEEHASESCVHMEDCEAEAAASAVAVAAISSDEIVGNGMSTCIVSASDNKGFGGVDIDVINTGDGGQQLASQSKAEESLSVSLPADLSVENPPISLWPPLASPQSSSSQMISHFPGGPPSHFPFYDIPMMGGPVFALGPHEESSSTQSQSQKNSTPASGPLGTWQQCHSRVDSFYGPPTGFTGHFITPPGGIPGVQGPPHMVVYNHFAPVGQFGLSFMGTTYIPSGKQPDWKHNPPSSAIGEGDVNNLNMTASQGNSSNIPAQIQHLPPGPVSPLLPVASPLAMFDVSPFQSTPDMSVQARWSHVPASPMQSVAPSMPLQQQAEGVLHSQFSHGPPVDQSLSSNRFSDSRTSASSDSSRKFPVATDATITQLPDELGLVEPSSSTIPAASAQHDTKSPSLTKVADAGKNDGIRSSRQSTNTALKAVQSSSQQKNIASPQHYGNSSWYNHQRGNAVSQKNGAGEWTQRRTGFQGRNQSMGGDKNFPTSKMKQIYVAKQTNNGSSSS, from the exons ATGGCAAATTCCGGTGGCGGGAATAAGTTCGTTTCAGTGAATCTGAACAAGTATTATGCCCAACAATCATCTAAACAGCACTACCATTCACATCTTTCGGGTTCCTATGAGTCAAATCGGGTACGTGCCGGTGCTGGCAGTGGAGGAATGGTGGTTCTTTCACGTCCTCGTAGCTCCCAAAAGAGTGGGTCCAAGTTATCTGTTCCACCCCCCTTGAATTTACCATCATTGCGAAAGGAACATGAGCGATTTGATTCTTTGGGACCCGGTGGTGTGCCCGCCTGTGGAGGCGCTTCCGTGAGTGGGCCAAGGCCTGGTTCGTCCGGAATGGGATGGGCTAAACCCGGTTCAGTTGCTTGGCAGGAGAAAGAAGGGTTGGTTGGTGGTGATGATCATGTGAATGACGGGGTTGATCGTTTGAATGCTGATGATGGGATGACTAAGGTAAGTAGTGGTGTTTATATGCCGCCTTCTGTTAGGTCAGGGTCAACTTCCTCCACGTCTGCTTCAGCGATAGGTTTTCTGCCTTTGCATAAAGCTACAGTTTTGAAGAGAGAGGAATTTCCTTCATTGCAAGCAGCATTACCTGTTGTATCAGGGGCTGAAAAGAAACAGACAGATGGTTTGAATCAGAAGCAGAAGCAATTGGCGATGGCAGGTCAGGAGTTGTCTGATAAGCATGGGGACGGATCGCGTTCAAATTCAGTTACTGATATGCTTCCTCAATTGCGGTCAGGGCGAATTGCCGTTGACAGTGAATTGAGTGAGAAAGGTGGAGAAGCTCGTCGTACAAGTGGTTCTCGTTTATTAGAACAAGGCAGGAAGCAGGATGAGTACTTCCCGGGGCCACTTCCTTTGGTTCGTTTGAATCCAAGATCTGATTGGGCTGATGATGAGCGTGATACGGGTCATGTTTCGGACCACAGGAGGGATCAGGGCTATTCGAAAACTGAAGCGTACTGGGATAGAGATTTCGAAATGCCAAGGGCTGGTGTACTTCCAGATAAACCAGCTCACGGTCTTTTTGACAGGAGGGGACTGCGTGACAATGATACTGGAAGAACACTTTCCAGTGAAGTCGCTAAATTGGACCCTTACAGCATCGATGCAAGACTACCAAGTAGAGAAGTGCGGGAAGGAAATGCATGGAGAGCATCTTCTCCTCTTCCTAAAGATGGAATTGGAACTCAAGAGATTGCTAGAGACAGAAATAGTGTTGGCACAAGGCCTTCAAGTATGAACAGAGAAAAGGAAAATAAGTACACTTTGTCTTTCCGGGACAATGCTCAGGGTGATAATGGAAGGAGGGATTTGAGTTATGGAAATGGAGGAAGACAAGCTTGGAACAACTCCGCAGATTCTTTTAGTAGTAGAGGGTCAGAGAGGAGTACAAGGGAGCGTTATGGCAATGAACAGTACAATAGACACAAAGGCAATGCTTTCCAGAACAGTTCTTTATCAAAACCATCTTTTCCTTTGGGTGGGAAAGCAGTTTCTCTTAATGATCCTATACTAAATTTCAGTAGAGACAAACGGCCTTTGTCCAAGAACGAAAAATCTTATCTAGAAGACCCTTTGGTGAAGGATTTTGGGGCCACGAGATTTATTGGATGGGATCCTTTTTCTGCAAACCTTGTTGGGGTTGTTAAGAAGAAGAAAGATACCGTTAAGCAAACTGATTTTCATGACCCTGTCAGGGAATCATTTGAGGCTGAACTTGAGAGAGTGCAGAAAATGCAGGAACAGGAGAGGCAGCGAATTATTGAGGAACAGGAGAGAGCACTGGAGCTAGCTCGTAGAGAAGAAGAGGAGAGACAGCGGTTGGCAAGGGAACAAGAAGAGCAGCAGAGAAGGTTAGAAGAAGAGGCCAGGGAAGCTGCATGGAGAGCTGAACAAGAGAGGTTAGATGCTTTGCGAAGGGCAGAAGAACAGAGAATAGCCAGAGAAGAGGAAAAACGCAGGATAGTTATGGAGGAGGAAAGAAGAAAACAGGCTGCTAAGCAAAAACTCTTAGAGTTGGAAGAAAGGATTGCCAAGAGGCAGGCTGAGGCAGTGAAGGGTGTCAGTGCAGATGAGAAAATACCAGGGATGGCAAAAGAAACAGATGCATCAAAAGCAACAGGTGTGAGTGATTGGGAAGATGGTGAAAGGATGGTGGAAAGAATCACAACTTCAGCTTCTTCTGATTCTTCTGGTCTAAATAGATCCTTTGAGACGGCTTCTAGGCCTAGCTTGTCTTATGCTGCTGCTTCATTTTCAGATAGAGATAAGCCCTTTAATTCATGGAAGAGAGATGTATTTGAGTATGGAAACAACTCTGCCTTCACTGGGCAGGAGATAGAGAATGGACACCATAGCCCCAGGCAAGATGTATCTACTGTGAGTAGACCATTTCCCAGGAAAGAGTTTCAGGGAGCATCTCCGTACATGTCATCCAGGCCTCACTTTAGAGCAGGGGTTCCTGAACCCGGTTTAGATAATTTTGGTCAGCCAAAAGGTCAGAGGTGGAATGGGTCTGGGGCTGATCATTATGGTAGAAATGCTGAGATTGGATCTGAATATCATGAGAATCTTGCTGCTAATTATGGTGATGTGACATGGGGGCAGCATTCTCGTGGTAATATTTATCCGCCTTACCATGAAAGATTCTATCACAACCCTGAGGATGATGGGCTTTATTCCTTTGGGAGGTCACAATATTCTGTGAGGCAACCTCGTGTTTTACCTCCTCCATCTATGCCCTCAATGCAGAAATCTTCATATAGAGGTGAGAATGAGCATCCTGGTCCATCAACATTCCTAGAAAATGAGGTACAGTACAATCAGGCAACAAGGTGTGGATCTAGCATGGAGATCATTTATGATGGTGGTCAGCAAGATGATCTTGGACAGCAAGGAATTATAGATACTCAGCCTGATAATAGTGATAATGAGGTTCAGAAATTGGATGGCAATGCAGCAAGGTGCGACTCACAGTCATCTCTGTCTGTTTCAAGCCCCCCTGTTTCTCCTATTCATCTTTCTCATGATGACTTGGATGAGTCTGGAGGTTCTGCAATGTTCTCAGCTGAAGAGAATAAAGAGGTTGACTTGTCAAGGCCGGAAATCAAACCCCTTGTGTTACAGTCTGAAGCTGGGAAAGAGAATGTGCGGACTGCATCAAGTTCTATTTCGGCCGGTGATGATGAGGAATGGACTGTTGATAACAATGAACTGTTGCAGGAGCAAGAAGAATATGATGAGGATGGAGATGGATATCTGGAAGAAGATGAAGTGCATGAAGGAGATGATGGTAATATAGACCTGACTCGAGAGTTAGATGAGTTGCATCTAGAGGATAATGAGTCCCCTGATATGATGGACAACTTGGTCTTAGGCTTCAATGATGGGGTTGAGGTTGGCATGccaaatgatgaatttgaaagttCACAGAAGGACTCTGCATATGTGATACCACAGATTTCTATTGGCTCTCTTGAAGAAAAGATATCTTTGGATGATATGCATAGTGATAGAAAAATCCTTCAGTCCATGGATGCTCCTTGTCCAGAGGGTTTAGATAGTTCTTCTAGAATCCTTCAAGAAACCGAGAAGGGAGTGCAGGATCTGACTACTCAGCCTAATACCTCTCCTCAAGCATCAACTGCATCTCAGCTGATTGATCATGTGGATGCTACTAGTTGTACTGGTGTATCGACAGAGCATAATCTCCCCTATTCTGTCAACATGGCTTCCCATTCATCTTCTGGTCAGATTAGCATGCCTACCTCTACTTCTGTTACTAACCACACCGAAGTACCTGTTAAGCTCCAATTTGGGCTGTTTTCAGGCCCTTCTTTAATACCCTCTCCAGTTCCAGCCATACAGATTGGCTCCATACAGATGCCTCTTCATCTGCATCCTCAGGTTGGCCCCCCATCTGTCACCCAAATGCACCCATCACAACCTCTCTTTCAGTTTGGTCAGTTAAGGTATACATCTCCGATTTCCCAGGGATTGCTTCCTTTAGCTCCTCAGTCTGTGTCTTCTGTCCTGCAAAATGTTCCAGCCCACTTCTCCctgaacccaaacccaaacccaaaccctgGAGCTCCTCTGCCTGTTCAACCCAGTCAAGATACTTCTGGGTTTGATATGATGAAATGTGAAGTTTCATCTCCTTTGGATGATAACCAGTCTGGTCTTCTGAGGTCCTTGCATTTATTGCATGACAACATGTTGAATGACGAAAGTTCCACACAAGCTGGAGAAAGCAGAAAAAGTGTTCTGACACAGCATGGTACTGTTGAGATTTCAAATATTGGTGCAACTAGGTTCAAGTCAGGTTTCTCTTCTGAATACCGGGGGCACCAGAATTCAGTTCATAGAAACTTCAAAGCATTGTCTAGTAAACAATCAGAAGGTGAACTTCAAACTGTTCTGACATCATCTCACTCAGTTTCAAAAGAGGAAGATTTAAGTGGACCAAGGGGCCAAACTTATAATAATAGGGGAAAAAAGTATGTCTTTACAGCTAAAGGTTCTAACTCAAGATCAGGTTTTCTTGCTTCGGGATCCTCTCGCAAAGACTCTACTGGATACCAAAGGAGGCCTCGATGCACTCGAACAGAGTTTAGAATTAGGGAAAATTCTGGTAAGAGGCAGCCTTCTGGAATCATTTCTTCAAACCACACAAATCAAGTAGGTTTGGATGAAAATTCTGGTGCCAATGGAAGGGGTACTGGATTTTCCGTAACTAATAGGATGAGGAAAATTGTGGTGAGTAAGTCAAAACAGACAGTTGAATCTGAATGCCCAAGTTCAGCTCTAGGCAGTTCCCAGGAGATGGAAACAGGAAACAGGAATGAGAAGAGATTGGGAAAAGGTTCACTGATGAGGAGTCAGAATATCACATACTCTGGTAAAGGTAATCTTAAGAGGAATATCAAGGAAGATGTGGATGCTCCTTTGATAAGTGGCATAGTGCGTGTTTATGAGCAACCTGGAATAGAAGCAGCCAGCGATGAAGATGATTTCATTGAGGTCAGATCAAAGAGGCAAGTGCTGAATGACCGGCGCGagcagagagaaaaagaaatcaaagctAAGTCTCGGATTGCAAAGGTT CCACCACGTAAACCTTGTTCAATCCCACAAAGCTCAAATAGAAATTCTGCTTCAGCTAATGGAGTAATGAACAATGTTCGCACTGATTTTGTCACCTCCGAGGGACATAATCTGGCAAATACTGAACTATCAGCAGGATTTGGTGTAAATACAGTATCCCAACCTTTGGCTCCAATTGGTACTCATGCCAGTAAAATTGATGTACAAGCTGATATAAGAGCGCAGGCAGTGAA GTCACTCCAGCCAAGCTCAGTTCAAACCACTTCGGGCGGGGGACCAAGCCTGGTATCAGGTTTGATGTTTGAGAGCAAGAATAAGGTTTTTGACAATGTTCAGGCATCTTTTGGTTCGTGGGGTAATTCGTGCATTAATCAGAAG GTGATGACATTGACACAGACCCAACTTGATGATGCTATGAAGCCTGTTCAGTTCGATACTTGTGCTCCCGTTGGAGATCGCAATAGCTCGGTTACCGACCCCAGCATGCCGCCACCATCATCCATACTATTGAAGGACGAGTCATTTTCTAATGCTACAAGTCCAATAAATTCTTTGCTAGCCGGGGAGAAAATACAATTTG GAGCAGTTACATCTCCTACAGTTATTCTTCCTAGCAGCCGTGCTGTTTCACATGGGATCGGCCTCCCAGGTTCATCTCGATCAGAAATTCAAATACCTTGCAATCTTTCTGCAGCCGAGAAAGATTGCGCCCTTTTCTTCGAAAAAGAGGAACATGCAAGTGAATCTTGTGTCCATATGGAAGACTGTGAAGCTGAAGCAGCTGCTTCAGCTGTTGCTGTTGCTGCCATATCTAGTGATGAGATTGTAGGGAATGGAATGAGTACTTGCATCGTGTCAGCTTCAGATAATAAAGGTTTTGGAGGTGTAGACATTGATGTTATTAATACAG GTGATGGTGGTCAGCAGTTAGCAAGTCAATCAAAGGCTGAAGAGTCTCTCAGTGTTTCTCTTCCTGCAGATCTTTCTGTTGAGAACCCACCAATTTCTTTATGGCCTCCATTAGCCAGTCCACAGAGTTCTTCAAGCCAGATGATTTCTCATTTTCCTGGAGGCCCTCCTTCGCACTTCCCCTTCTATGACATTCCCATGATGGGGGGTCCAGTTTTTGCCTTAGGACCTCATGAGGAATCTTCATCTACCCAATCGCAGTCCCAGAAGAATAGCACACCTGCTTCAGGTCCCTTAGGGACCTGGCAACAATGCCATTCCAGAGTAGATTCATTCTATGGTCCTCCAACAGGATTCACCGGCCATTTTATCACCCCACCTGGAGGTATCCCTGGGGTTCAAGGTCCACCACATATGGTTGTGTACAACCATTTTGCTCCAGTTGGGCAGTTTGGACTAAGTTTCATGGGTACAACCTACATCCCATCTGGAAAACAACCTGACTGGAAGCACAACCCCCCTTCCTCTGCAATTGGTGAAGGTGATGTGAACAATTTGAATATGACAGCATCACAGGGGAATTCTAGCAACATACCTGCTCAAATCCAGCATCTTCCCCCTGGCCCTGTGTCACCTCTTCTGCCCGTTGCATCCCCGCTCGCTATGTTTGATGTTTCTCCTTTCCAG TCGACCCCCGACATGTCTGTCCAAGCTCGTTGGTCTCATGTTCCGGCTTCACCTATGCAGTCTGTTGCACCTTCAATGCCATTGCAGCAACAGGCAGAAGGTGTACTACATTCTCAGTTCAGCCATGGGCCTCCTGTTGACCAGTCATTGAGTAGCAATAGGTTCTCAGACTCCCGAACATCAGCATCCTCTGACAGCTCTAGGAAATTTCCTGTGGCAACAGATGCAACCATAACCCAGTTGCCCGATGAACTAGGGTTGGTGGAACCATCTAGCTCCACCATCCCTGCTGCTTCTGCACAACATGATACTAAAAGCCCGTCCCTTACTAAAGTTGCTGATGCTGGCAAGAATGATGGCATTAGAAGTAGTAGGCAGAGCACAAATACTGCTCTTAAGGCTGTTCAGTCTTCTTCCCAGCAGAAGAATATAGCTTCTCCTCAGCATTATGGTAACTCTTCCTGGTATAATCATCAGAGAGGAAATGCGGTCTCACAAAAGAATGGAGCGGGTGAATGGACCCAACGTAGAACAGGTTTCCAAGGAAGGAACCAATCCATGGGTGGAGACAAGAACTTCCCCACTTCAAAGATGAAGCAGATTTATGTGGCTAAACAAACCAATAATGGTTCGTCATCTTCGTGA